One genomic segment of Gossypium arboreum isolate Shixiya-1 chromosome 3, ASM2569848v2, whole genome shotgun sequence includes these proteins:
- the LOC108476003 gene encoding cytochrome P450 CYP749A22-like — protein sequence MSALVKLAILLPCSLFLVALIKFLYDYLWIPLRLQHMMNSQGIKGPPYAFIYGNNKEATKTTNEALSKPMALRHDIFPRVQPHVYSCINRYGRNYLAWDGKRPELVITEPELVNEVLKHSVTTFPKRKPTFFLTGIFGNGLVTALGEKWVKQRKLANYAFHGESLKNMTPAVIASVETMLEKWKGYVGKEIEVYHEFRLLTSEVISRTAFGSSYLEGEKIFDMLNKLSIIRSRNFFETRIPLINKFWKSGDVLESEELSKGIQDCVMKIVKKREDKVVNGEVDSFGNDFLGLLVNAYHDSDENNRLSTEDLVDECKTFYFAGQDTVNSLIAWIVFLLAIHGDWQEKARREVIEIFGNQIPNSEEMSKLKIMTMIIYETLRLYGPSNGMMRRTESDVQLGKLILPANLDLLVIHSAPHHDPQLWGDDVHLFKPERFAEGIAKVTNYNAGVFCPFGLGPRNCVGTNFATMETKIVLSMILQRYTIYLSPTYVHSPIPYITVQPQHGIQVILESLHNDA from the exons ATGAGTGCCTTGGTGAAGCTGGCAATTCTTCTCCCATGTTCTTTGTTCCTCGTAGCTTTGATAAAGTTCCTTTATGATTACTTGTGGATACCTCTCCGTCTACAGCACATGATGAATTCACAAGGAATAAAAGGACCTCCTTACGCATTCATATATGGAAACAACAAAGAAGCTACCAAAACGACAAATGAAGCCTTAAGCAAACCTATGGCCTTGAGACATGATATATTTCCCAGAGTGCAGCCACATGTTTACTCATGTATCAACAGATATG GAAGGAATTATCTTGCTTGGGACGGTAAGCGACCTGAGCTGGTGATTACAGAACCTGAACTTGTCAACGAGGTTCTCAAACATAGTGTGACAACTTTTCCGAAAAGAAAGCCTACTTTTTTtctcactgggatatttgggaaCGGGCTTGTGACAGCTTTGGGTGAAAAATGGGTGAAGCAACGGAAGTTGGCGAATTATGCTTTTCATGGGGAAAGCTTAAAG AACATGACACCAGCTGTTATTGCTAGTGTTGAAACAATGCTAGAAAAGTGGAAAGGCTATGTAGGCAAAGAGATAGAAGTGTATCATGAATTTAGATTATTGACTTCGGAAGTAATATCCAGAACAGCTTTCGGTAGCAGTTACTTGGAAGGGGAGAAGATTTTTGACATGTTGAACAAGTTGTCAATAATTAGGAGCCGAAATTTTTTCGAAACTCGAATTCCTCTGATCAA CAAGTTTTGGAAATCTGGTGATGTGCTAGAGTCTGAAGAACTTTCAAAAGGAATACAAGATTGTGTGATGAAGATTGTTAAGAAAAGAGAAGACAAAGTTGTGAATGGAGAAGTTGATAGCTTCGGCAATGACTTTCTAGGATTACTTGTAAATGCCTATCATGATTCGGATGAAAATAACAGGCTTTCAACGGAAGACTTGGTGGATGAGTGCAAAACATTCTACTTTGCTGGACAAGATACTGTTAATTCCTTAATTGCATGGATAGTCTTCCTTTTAGCAATTCATGGAGATTGGCAAGAGAAAGCAAGAAGAGAAGTGATTGAGATATTTGGTAACCAAATTCCGAATTCTGAAGAGATGTCTAAACTCAAAATC ATGACCATGATTATTTATGAAACTCTAAGATTGTATGGTCCATCAAATGGCATGATGAGAAGAACTGAAAGTGATGTTCAGCTAGGGAAGCTAATCTTGCCTGCTAATCTCGATCTTCTAGTTATACATTCGGCACCTCACCATGACCCTCAATTATGGGGAGATGATGTACATCTTTTTAAACCAGAGAGATTCGCAGAAGGGATTGCCAAAGTTACCAATTACAATGCAGGTGTATTTTGTCCCTTTGGATTGGGACCTCGAAATTGTGTTGGTACGAACTTTGCAACCATGGAAACGAAGATTGTGCTGTCCATGATTTTACAACGCTACACCATTTACCTCTCCCCTACCTATGTCCACTCACCAATACCTTATATCACCGTTCAACCACAACACGGAATTCAAGTAATACTCGAGTCATTGCATAACGATGCGTAA
- the LOC108475557 gene encoding cytochrome P450 CYP749A22-like: protein MSALMELVTIVPCCFFFIALIKFLYDYLWIPLRIQRMLNSQGIKGPPYRFIHGNNREIAKMRQEASSKPMALTHDIFPKVQPHIYSWINKYGRNYLHWDGVRAELVISEPELVKEILKNSEKTFPKRKPTIYLSKLLGNGLVTVEGGKWAKQRKLANYVFHGESLKNMTPAVIASVETLLEKWKGQEGKEIEVFNEFRLLTSEVISRTAFGSSYLEGEKVFAMLNKLSIIMSRNLYNTRIPLINKLWKPADMLESEELAKEIQDCVMKIVKKREDKVVNGEADSFGNDFLGLLVNAYHDSDKNNKLSMEDLVDECKTFYFAGQDTVNALLAWTVLLLAIHGDWQDKARREVIGIFGNQNPQPEGIAKLKTMTMIINETLRLYSSSNGMLRRVGRDVQMEKVVLPANIDLLIANAVLHHDPQLWGEDVHLFKPDRFAERIAKATNYNAAAFLPFGLGPRTCVGMTFATTETKIALSMILQRYAITLSPAYVHSPIPVISLQPQHGIQVILKSLHSDA, encoded by the exons atgAGTGCCTTGATGGAGCTTGTAACTATTGTCCCATGTTGTTTCTTCTTCATAGCTTTAATAAAGTTCCtttatgattacctatggatacCTCTCCGTATACAGCGTATGCTGAATTCACAGGGGATCAAAGGACCTCCTTACAGATTTATCCATGGCAACAACAGAGAAATCGCCAAAATGAGACAAGAAGCATCAAGCAAACCCATGGCCTTGACGCATGATATATTTCCCAAAGTGCAGCCACATATTTACTCCTGGATCAACAAATATG GGAGAAATTATCTTCATTGGGACGGTGTTCGAGCTGAACTTGTGATTTCAGAACCTGAACTAGTCAAAGAGATACTAAAAAATAGTGAAAAAACTTTCCCGAAAAGGAAGCCTACCATTTACCTTAGCAAGCTACTAGGGAACGGGCTTGTGACAGTTGAGGGTGGAAAATGGGCGAAGCAGAGGAAGCTGGCGAATTACGTTTTTCATGGGGAAAGCTTAAAG AACATGACACCAGCTGTAATTGCTAGCGTTGAAACACTGCTAGAGAAATGGAAAGGCCAAGAAGGTAAAGAGATTGAAGTGTTCAATGAATTTAGATTATTGACTTCAGAAGTGATATCAAGAACAGCTTTTGGTAGCAGTTACTTGGAAGGAGAGAAGGTTTTTGCCATGTTGAACAAGCTGTCAATAATTATGAGTCGAAATCTTTATAATACTAGAATTCCTTTAATCAA CAAGTTATGGAAACCTGCCGATATGCTAGAGTCTGAAGAACTTGCAAAAGAAATACAAGATTGTGTGATGAAGATTGTTAAGAAAAGAGAAGACAAAGTTGTGAATGGAGAAGCTGATAGCTTTGGCAATGATTTTCTAGGATTACTTGTAAATGCCTATCATGATTCGGACAAAAATAACAAGCTTTCAATGGAAGATCTGGTAGATGAATGCAAAACATTCTATTTTGCAGGACAAGATACAGTTAATGCCTTGCTTGCCTGGACAGTCTTGCTTTTAGCAATCCATGGGGATTGGCAAGATAAAGCAAGAAGGGAGGTGATTGGCATATTTGGTAACCAAAATCCACAACCGGAAGGCATTGCAAAACTCAAAACT ATGACCATGATCATTAATGAAACTCTAAGATTGTATAGTTCATCAAATGGAATGTTGAGAAGAGTTGGAAGAGATGTTCAAATGGAAAAGGTAGTCCTCCCTGCTAATATAGATCTTCTAATTGCAAATGCTGTACTTCACCATGACCCTCAACTGTGGGGAGAAGATGTGCATCTTTTTAAACCAGACAGATTCGCGGAAAGGATTGCCAAAGCTACCAATTACAACGCGGCTGCATTTTTACCCTTTGGATTGGGACCTCGAACTTGTGTTGGTATGACCTTTGCAACCACAGAAACCAAGATTGCTCTCTCCATGATCCTACAACGCTACGCTATTACACTTTCCCCTGCCTATGTCCACTCACCAATACCTGTAATTAGCCTTCAACCACAACATGGAATTCAAGTAATACTCAAGTCGCTGCATAGCGATGCTTGA